The following coding sequences are from one Pseudoalteromonas carrageenovora IAM 12662 window:
- a CDS encoding TonB-dependent receptor plug domain-containing protein has protein sequence MSTYRLNTLAAAVAFAFSAPSIVNAQEAPVQAQQNIEQISVLGSRVSNRTSTESSSPIDLIDADDLNKGGFTELGQSLQATAPSFNFSRTQVSDGSDLFRPATLRGLQPDQTLVLVNGKRRHNQSIFGLNGTVGAGAAGTDMNAIPLTALKGVEVLRDGAAAQYGSDAIAGVINLSLNNSTGVTTGYVQYGGTSEGDGDTLSAGLNRGFDLGNEGGFINLSLEYRDADGTNRAERDTGGSLNVEPGTLSEDVRWSQGNSESEFTSLFYNMALPMGDGELYSFGGYSERTALGNGFYRNFNEASKNVTQVYSDGFLPRIYNEAEDISVAVGFRGDINPDWNYDVSAVYGENQYDFTSRNTINASYAAEYVFNNPDASDADIAANAGPSGGYSGGFRFDQTTVNLDVNGIVDIGRNEPLYVTIGAEYRKENYEIVPGDEASYACGLANTDASYPSVNDSDQFAECGFQAYNGLRPEATNESDRNSYAFYVDVETMITDAWNVSGALRYEDFSDAGDDLIGKLATRYEFNDDFAVRGAVSTGFRAPSLQQSGYTAFTTNLGSDGTLTQSFTANTGTAFPSALGVDSLELETSTNYSAGFVYDVTSELSLTVDFYRVEIKDRITLGSLLSADDVAFSDEAVAALQATGAVQANYFSNSVDSTTQGVDIIASYRTEVEGGNFGVTFAGNLNDTKIDNVNAEEGIPESVAFDDLQRSFFTDGQPSERATLTFDYERDVYTSTLRFNYFGETDVKYFGNDHISLPGELSPTGSFKPTSTVESAVLVDLNVSYQINEIFNLSVGADNVFDETPDELGDDEVLNFITNGAFKYPVRALPYGFDGRTYYAKVSFEF, from the coding sequence ATGTCAACATACCGTTTAAACACATTAGCTGCAGCCGTTGCGTTTGCTTTTAGCGCACCGAGCATTGTAAACGCACAAGAAGCGCCTGTTCAGGCACAGCAAAACATAGAACAAATATCTGTATTAGGATCGCGCGTTTCTAACCGTACCTCAACTGAGTCTTCGTCACCTATAGATTTAATAGACGCAGATGATTTAAATAAAGGTGGGTTTACAGAGTTAGGGCAAAGCCTGCAAGCAACAGCGCCTTCGTTTAACTTTTCGCGTACACAGGTATCTGATGGCTCTGATTTATTTAGACCTGCAACGCTTCGTGGTTTACAGCCTGATCAAACGTTAGTTTTGGTTAACGGTAAGCGCCGCCATAATCAATCAATTTTTGGCCTTAACGGTACTGTAGGTGCGGGCGCTGCCGGCACCGATATGAACGCTATTCCGCTTACTGCACTTAAAGGTGTAGAGGTATTACGTGATGGCGCAGCAGCGCAGTACGGTTCAGATGCAATTGCGGGCGTAATTAACTTATCACTTAATAATTCAACGGGTGTAACCACTGGTTACGTTCAGTACGGTGGCACCAGTGAAGGTGACGGCGATACGCTTTCTGCAGGTTTAAATCGTGGTTTTGACTTAGGCAACGAAGGCGGCTTTATTAACTTATCGCTTGAATACCGCGATGCCGATGGTACAAACAGAGCTGAGCGCGATACGGGCGGCTCGTTAAATGTTGAACCCGGTACGCTTAGTGAAGATGTACGTTGGAGCCAAGGTAATTCTGAAAGTGAATTTACCTCGTTGTTTTACAATATGGCATTGCCTATGGGCGACGGCGAGCTTTACTCGTTTGGTGGTTACTCTGAGCGAACTGCACTAGGTAATGGCTTTTACCGCAACTTTAACGAAGCCTCTAAAAACGTAACTCAAGTGTACAGTGATGGTTTTTTACCTCGTATTTATAACGAAGCTGAAGATATTTCAGTAGCGGTTGGTTTTAGAGGCGATATAAACCCAGATTGGAATTACGATGTATCGGCAGTGTATGGTGAAAACCAATACGACTTTACCTCACGTAATACTATAAATGCCTCTTATGCGGCGGAGTACGTATTTAACAACCCAGATGCAAGCGATGCCGATATAGCAGCAAATGCAGGCCCAAGCGGCGGTTACTCTGGTGGCTTTAGGTTTGATCAAACTACGGTTAATTTAGATGTAAACGGTATTGTAGATATTGGCCGCAATGAACCTTTATATGTAACTATTGGTGCAGAATACCGTAAAGAAAACTACGAAATAGTACCTGGCGATGAAGCATCTTACGCATGTGGCTTGGCAAATACGGATGCTTCGTATCCATCAGTAAACGATTCTGATCAGTTTGCAGAGTGTGGTTTTCAGGCGTATAACGGCCTGCGCCCAGAGGCAACTAATGAAAGCGATCGCAACAGTTACGCGTTTTATGTAGACGTAGAAACTATGATCACTGACGCATGGAACGTAAGTGGTGCGCTGCGCTACGAGGACTTTTCGGATGCGGGTGATGATTTAATTGGTAAGTTAGCCACACGTTATGAATTTAACGATGACTTTGCTGTGCGTGGTGCGGTATCTACTGGCTTTAGAGCACCTTCGCTTCAACAAAGTGGTTATACAGCATTTACGACTAACCTAGGTTCTGACGGAACACTTACGCAGTCGTTCACTGCAAATACGGGGACTGCTTTTCCAAGTGCGTTAGGTGTAGATAGCCTAGAGCTTGAGACATCAACTAACTACAGCGCAGGTTTTGTTTACGATGTAACAAGTGAGCTTTCGTTAACGGTTGATTTTTACCGCGTAGAAATTAAAGACCGTATTACCCTTGGTAGTTTACTTTCTGCGGATGATGTTGCCTTTAGTGATGAAGCCGTAGCTGCTTTACAAGCAACAGGCGCCGTGCAAGCTAACTACTTTTCAAACTCTGTAGACTCAACTACGCAAGGTGTTGATATTATTGCATCTTACCGTACAGAGGTTGAAGGCGGAAACTTTGGTGTAACCTTTGCTGGCAACTTAAACGACACTAAAATTGATAACGTGAACGCAGAAGAAGGTATTCCTGAGTCGGTTGCGTTTGATGATTTACAACGTAGCTTTTTTACTGATGGGCAGCCAAGTGAACGTGCCACACTAACGTTTGATTACGAGCGTGATGTTTACACATCAACACTTCGTTTTAACTACTTTGGCGAAACAGACGTTAAGTACTTTGGTAACGACCATATCTCTTTACCAGGAGAGCTTTCGCCGACTGGTTCGTTTAAACCAACAAGCACGGTTGAATCAGCAGTATTAGTGGATTTAAACGTTAGCTACCAAATTAACGAAATATTTAATTTATCAGTGGGCGCCGACAACGTATTTGATGAAACCCCAGATGAATTAGGTGACGACGAAGTACTTAATTTTATCACCAATGGTGCGTTTAAATACCCTGTACGTGCATTGCCTTATGGCTTTGACGGGCGTACTTACTATGCAAAAGTAAGCTTTGAATTTTAA
- a CDS encoding zinc-dependent metalloprotease family protein — MKKVISTSVIAASLCAASVAQAETINIGILYTDQSAAATSNITTKINQLIAFSNQVYSQNGVDITLNLAGTQNLGDYAVTPSEEWLDAVTDSSYVDGLRTDWKADMIAVLGTGQSAGNGLISCGLAWVGQGTNGNLYSSMSDRMYSITAIDCGATTFVHELGHNQGLAHSRKQGDTSGGVYVDGMGHGVQNEFASIMAYPHVYGSATQYDYFSNPNWTVNGLAFGVTNQAYAIRTVTDTKTSIANFK; from the coding sequence ATGAAAAAAGTAATCTCAACAAGCGTAATAGCAGCATCGTTATGTGCAGCAAGTGTTGCTCAAGCAGAAACGATTAATATTGGTATTTTATATACTGATCAATCGGCGGCTGCTACAAGTAACATTACAACAAAAATTAACCAGCTAATTGCTTTTAGCAACCAAGTTTATAGCCAAAATGGTGTAGACATTACACTTAACTTAGCAGGCACACAAAACCTAGGCGATTACGCAGTAACACCGTCTGAGGAGTGGCTCGACGCTGTTACCGACAGCAGTTACGTTGATGGTTTACGCACAGATTGGAAAGCCGACATGATTGCTGTACTAGGTACAGGCCAAAGTGCTGGTAACGGTTTAATTTCGTGCGGCTTAGCCTGGGTTGGCCAAGGCACTAACGGTAATTTATACAGCTCAATGAGCGATCGTATGTACTCTATTACTGCTATTGATTGTGGCGCAACTACGTTTGTACATGAACTTGGTCATAACCAAGGTTTAGCGCATTCACGTAAGCAAGGCGATACATCGGGTGGCGTGTATGTTGATGGTATGGGCCACGGCGTTCAAAACGAATTTGCAAGTATAATGGCTTACCCGCACGTTTACGGTAGCGCAACACAATACGATTACTTCTCTAACCCTAATTGGACAGTAAACGGTTTAGCGTTTGGTGTAACTAACCAAGCATATGCAATTCGTACTGTTACCGATACAAAAACAAGTATTGCTAACTTTAAGTAA
- a CDS encoding sensor histidine kinase codes for MKGSGRDFEQAFLNEQKLRLAAEQLLKDKSDVLVAINNELQKKVADLEHQQALFVQTEKMATLGTLSAGIAHEINNPLAYVMSNIESIQHATPLLVTLLKLNEQYLNNEIKETHFKHELDILNLQYPYAWLYNNLPGQVNDSVEGLKRIKQIVHNLLDFAHPSTQQDKQLTDITVAAKNALKLLSSKLKLCEIKTRFEPLPLIWCNLSSINQIFVNLLMNAWHACEYDLEKGCIIEVNLFEIEENICIEIKDNGCGMTEHTIEHIFDPFYTTKEVGRGTGMGMTLVYAMVRDHGGKIEINSILETGSTIHCLFPLKTPIN; via the coding sequence ATGAAAGGATCAGGTCGCGATTTTGAGCAGGCTTTTTTAAACGAGCAAAAACTTCGCTTAGCGGCAGAGCAACTACTTAAAGATAAAAGCGATGTTTTAGTTGCAATAAATAATGAGTTGCAAAAAAAGGTGGCCGATTTAGAGCACCAGCAAGCATTGTTTGTACAAACAGAAAAAATGGCTACGCTTGGCACCCTTAGTGCTGGCATTGCTCATGAAATAAATAATCCGCTAGCATATGTTATGAGCAATATAGAAAGTATTCAGCATGCAACCCCTTTACTCGTCACTCTTTTGAAGCTTAATGAGCAATATCTTAATAACGAAATTAAAGAAACTCACTTTAAGCACGAGCTCGATATACTCAATTTACAATATCCTTATGCATGGCTGTATAACAATTTACCTGGGCAAGTAAACGACAGCGTTGAGGGCCTGAAGCGCATTAAACAAATAGTACATAATTTATTAGACTTTGCTCACCCAAGCACACAACAAGACAAACAGTTAACAGATATAACTGTGGCTGCAAAAAATGCTTTAAAATTGCTCAGCAGTAAACTTAAGTTATGTGAAATTAAAACACGTTTTGAGCCTTTACCACTTATTTGGTGTAATTTATCGTCAATTAATCAAATTTTTGTCAATTTACTAATGAACGCGTGGCATGCTTGCGAATACGATTTAGAAAAAGGCTGCATAATTGAAGTTAATCTTTTTGAAATAGAGGAAAATATTTGTATTGAAATAAAAGATAACGGTTGCGGCATGACTGAGCACACAATAGAGCATATTTTTGACCCTTTTTACACAACCAAAGAGGTGGGTAGAGGGACTGGCATGGGAATGACACTTGTATATGCTATGGTGCGCGATCATGGTGGAAAAATAGAAATTAACAGCATATTAGAGACAGGTTCGACCATTCATTGTCTATTCCCTTTAAAAACACCAATCAACTAA
- a CDS encoding HD domain-containing phosphohydrolase: MTQTTSSTPINQVDVLCIDDDEIVLRSLTRLLKVNELSVIVCDNPQSALTLFKNHEFGLIISDMRMPGMNGAEFLEKARAIAPDTQRILLTGYADIETTLAAVNQGQINGYIQKPWQNDLLLRSIKDSLEKFALKKQNKKLEQQVKAQNQELLELNNTLEQSVEKRTLQIKKVLKQLESANEREKHEHKATVELLYNFINANPYLDGNKAQNIANTCTQIALYLNLSQKSIDLAPMAGYLAQIGLLAMDPELYKKPVNSLTEQQRKTFYTHPSTAQLMLMPAIHLHDVSDAIYHQFERYNGNGLPKGLAGNDIPIGAMVLGVARDYWDAFEQCNITDDKQRHEHALESVKLYSGSFYHPKIVRALEASHAKLNEKLSSAGTIQICKASELKENMVLSHALHNHTGIMLLPKGHVFSPKSIEKLQQLEAKKPAPFRIMVKSAK, from the coding sequence ATGACACAAACAACATCCAGCACACCTATTAATCAAGTTGATGTACTTTGCATAGACGATGACGAAATTGTACTGCGTTCGTTAACACGTTTACTTAAAGTGAATGAGCTTTCAGTAATAGTGTGTGACAACCCACAAAGCGCACTAACGCTTTTTAAAAATCACGAGTTTGGCTTAATTATTAGTGATATGCGAATGCCTGGAATGAACGGCGCTGAGTTTTTAGAAAAAGCACGCGCTATTGCCCCCGACACCCAGCGTATACTTTTAACTGGCTATGCTGACATTGAAACCACGCTTGCAGCAGTAAACCAAGGGCAAATAAATGGGTATATTCAAAAGCCATGGCAAAACGACTTACTGCTTCGTAGTATTAAAGACAGCCTTGAAAAGTTTGCATTAAAAAAACAAAATAAAAAGCTAGAGCAGCAAGTTAAAGCACAAAACCAAGAGTTACTAGAGCTAAATAACACATTAGAGCAAAGCGTAGAAAAGCGAACGCTACAAATTAAAAAAGTGCTAAAACAACTAGAGTCGGCTAACGAGCGAGAAAAACACGAGCACAAAGCAACCGTAGAGCTACTTTATAATTTTATTAATGCAAACCCATACTTAGATGGAAATAAAGCACAAAATATTGCCAATACCTGCACGCAAATAGCGCTTTATTTAAACCTATCGCAAAAAAGTATCGACCTTGCCCCTATGGCAGGTTACTTAGCGCAAATAGGCTTACTCGCAATGGACCCCGAGCTCTATAAAAAACCAGTAAACTCTTTAACTGAGCAACAACGTAAAACATTTTACACTCACCCAAGTACAGCACAGCTAATGCTTATGCCTGCCATACATTTACACGATGTATCGGATGCTATTTACCATCAGTTTGAGCGTTATAATGGAAATGGGTTACCTAAAGGCCTTGCCGGAAACGATATTCCAATAGGTGCTATGGTATTAGGTGTGGCGCGCGATTATTGGGATGCGTTTGAGCAATGCAATATAACTGACGATAAACAGCGCCACGAACACGCTCTTGAAAGCGTAAAACTTTACAGTGGCTCATTTTATCACCCAAAAATTGTACGCGCGCTTGAAGCTAGCCACGCAAAATTAAACGAAAAATTAAGTAGCGCTGGTACTATACAAATTTGTAAAGCAAGTGAGCTTAAAGAGAACATGGTGCTAAGCCATGCACTGCATAACCACACTGGCATAATGTTACTACCTAAAGGACATGTATTTAGCCCAAAATCAATCGAAAAATTACAACAGCTTGAAGCTAAAAAACCAGCACCATTTAGAATAATGGTTAAAAGCGCTAAATGA
- a CDS encoding benzoate/H(+) symporter BenE family transporter gives MKVSDQLLNRITAGLVAVIIGFSSSIALIYQVVITLGGTPELVASWILMLGLVMGITSIGLSYYYKVPVLIAWSTTGAALLISSAQGYNLGEAIGAFMLSALLVFLSGITGWFEKIMNRIPSELACAMLAGVLVTFGIDVFNFMNDMPLVIGLMVLTYFIGKRFFARFAMLSVLIVGVMLAWQMGHIDTSALQWKISEFAYIEPVFDLQACISIGLPLYIVTMTSQNLPGIAVLKAHKYKAPISASLNVTGFVNLLTAPFGAYSINLAAITAAICMSDEADKNHDKRYWASIAAGVFYILMALSAATLVGLVASLPQALILALAGIALFGTIANSLQQALNGSEYTEAAIVTFLVTASDLTMLSVGSAFWGIIAGVCTVMITRKD, from the coding sequence ATGAAGGTATCTGATCAGTTGCTTAACCGAATTACAGCAGGGCTTGTAGCTGTAATTATTGGTTTTTCGAGTTCAATTGCACTGATTTATCAGGTAGTAATTACTTTAGGGGGCACGCCGGAGTTAGTTGCCAGTTGGATTTTAATGCTGGGTTTAGTAATGGGTATAACCTCAATTGGGTTATCGTATTATTACAAAGTGCCGGTTTTAATTGCGTGGTCTACTACAGGGGCTGCACTGCTTATATCTAGTGCGCAGGGATATAATTTAGGTGAGGCAATTGGCGCGTTTATGCTCAGTGCATTGCTGGTTTTTTTGTCGGGTATTACTGGTTGGTTTGAAAAAATAATGAACCGTATACCTAGCGAACTGGCCTGTGCGATGCTGGCAGGCGTACTGGTTACTTTTGGTATTGATGTGTTTAATTTTATGAACGATATGCCGTTAGTAATTGGTTTAATGGTGCTCACGTACTTTATTGGCAAACGTTTTTTTGCACGTTTTGCTATGTTAAGCGTACTTATTGTAGGTGTGATGCTTGCTTGGCAAATGGGGCATATAGATACCAGCGCACTGCAATGGAAAATAAGCGAGTTTGCTTATATTGAACCCGTTTTTGATCTTCAAGCTTGTATTAGTATTGGCTTACCGCTTTATATAGTAACCATGACGTCGCAAAATTTACCTGGTATAGCGGTATTAAAAGCACATAAATATAAAGCGCCAATTTCGGCATCTTTAAACGTTACAGGTTTTGTAAATTTACTAACCGCCCCATTTGGTGCTTATTCAATTAATTTAGCCGCGATAACTGCAGCAATTTGCATGAGTGATGAAGCCGATAAAAACCACGATAAACGTTACTGGGCAAGTATTGCAGCCGGTGTATTTTATATTTTAATGGCGCTGAGTGCCGCTACGCTTGTTGGGCTGGTAGCCAGTTTACCTCAAGCTCTAATTTTAGCTTTAGCGGGTATTGCATTATTTGGCACCATTGCCAATAGTTTACAACAAGCACTTAATGGCAGTGAATATACAGAAGCCGCCATAGTTACGTTTTTAGTTACTGCATCTGATTTAACTATGCTGTCGGTTGGCTCCGCCTTTTGGGGAATAATTGCAGGTGTTTGCACGGTAATGATCACCCGAAAAGATTAG
- the arfA gene encoding ribosome alternative rescue factor ArfA, with product MAKKSKNKSVNKSAVDTGRGVINHNALAALVTSKVFKPQVVKAKKGKGSFKRSSKHVGRESYLIAA from the coding sequence ATGGCTAAAAAATCGAAAAACAAATCGGTAAATAAAAGCGCGGTAGACACCGGCCGAGGTGTTATTAATCATAATGCGCTTGCGGCTTTAGTAACCTCTAAAGTGTTTAAACCACAAGTGGTAAAAGCTAAAAAAGGTAAAGGTTCGTTTAAACGCAGCAGTAAGCATGTAGGACGAGAGTCTTATTTAATCGCGGCTTAA
- a CDS encoding helix-turn-helix domain-containing protein gives MAQQGSNNAPQKSKVYTHDIDEQAHNLTQWQQKYDQVSDGSFFGCIEGVNYSDIHAFKEYTERSLRQQCSIAPNSIWLGIPSQSQQSKINGLDVASNQFMCRTSNSDFELITPEQFDIYGLVIDWHSIEYMAQLQGVTIKNLSSAQSARLSVSDSSLQTAKQIINSMVVSKGFGLKPESQQDMLSMLALHLLQADNPQQNIAPSYKHRKAVVDKVKEYVAANPQKTITITELCELTFVSRRTLQYSFESILGINPLRFLRLTRLNNVRRELKLVGQSKPISVIAANWGFWHAGQFTKDYTQLFGENPSQTIANNLKESGLDF, from the coding sequence ATGGCGCAGCAAGGCAGCAACAACGCACCACAAAAGAGCAAGGTATACACGCACGATATTGACGAGCAAGCGCATAACCTCACTCAGTGGCAACAAAAGTACGACCAAGTAAGCGATGGCAGCTTTTTTGGCTGTATAGAAGGTGTTAACTACAGCGATATTCATGCTTTTAAAGAATACACCGAGCGCTCACTTCGCCAACAATGCAGCATAGCGCCTAACTCTATTTGGCTTGGAATACCGAGCCAATCACAACAAAGTAAAATTAATGGCCTTGATGTAGCGAGTAATCAATTTATGTGCCGTACAAGTAACAGCGACTTTGAGCTAATTACGCCTGAACAATTTGATATTTACGGTTTGGTTATTGATTGGCATTCAATTGAGTACATGGCACAGTTACAAGGCGTAACAATAAAAAACCTATCATCTGCACAATCTGCTCGTTTGTCGGTAAGTGACTCATCGCTGCAAACTGCAAAGCAAATTATTAACAGTATGGTTGTAAGTAAAGGCTTTGGGCTTAAACCAGAGTCTCAGCAAGATATGCTAAGTATGCTAGCACTACACTTATTGCAAGCCGATAACCCCCAGCAAAACATAGCCCCAAGTTACAAACACCGTAAAGCAGTGGTCGATAAAGTAAAAGAGTACGTAGCAGCCAACCCACAAAAAACAATTACTATAACTGAGCTTTGCGAGCTTACTTTTGTTAGTAGACGTACTTTGCAGTACAGTTTCGAAAGTATATTAGGAATTAATCCGCTTAGGTTTTTGCGTTTAACCCGCCTTAATAATGTAAGGCGCGAGCTTAAATTGGTTGGTCAATCCAAGCCTATTTCAGTCATAGCAGCCAATTGGGGATTTTGGCATGCCGGGCAATTTACTAAAGACTACACTCAGTTATTTGGCGAAAACCCATCACAAACCATAGCAAATAATTTAAAAGAAAGCGGCCTAGATTTTTAG
- the hemH gene encoding ferrochelatase, translating to MSRFSAVTDNPHDGRFNQKTGMLLTNLGSPDAPTPAALRTYLREFLSDPRIVEIPRLVWMVILHGIILRVRPKRSAKLYESIWTENGSPLTHITRQQSLKLNTLLKEQGYANTEVVMAMRYGNPSIEAGLEALRDKGLTRIIILPMYPQYSSPTTGSTFDAVSNVLRKWRWVPELHFVNGYHKNTRYIESLANSISEDLEKNGMPQKLVFSYHGMPKLFLDRGDPYHCLCLQTTRLVVEKLGLDKDKVISTFQSRFGKAEWLKPYTDATLAALPDENITDVAIISPAFSADCLETLEELEEENREIFENAGGEKYRYIAALNDRDDHIDAIFDVIKPML from the coding sequence GTGTCGCGATTTTCTGCTGTTACTGACAATCCCCACGACGGGCGTTTTAATCAAAAAACGGGGATGTTACTTACTAACTTAGGCAGCCCCGATGCGCCAACGCCCGCAGCACTACGTACATATTTACGTGAGTTTTTATCTGACCCTCGTATTGTAGAAATTCCTCGCCTAGTATGGATGGTAATTTTACATGGCATAATTTTGCGCGTACGCCCTAAACGTTCTGCAAAATTATACGAAAGCATATGGACCGAAAACGGCTCGCCGCTTACTCACATAACTCGCCAGCAAAGTCTTAAATTAAACACCTTATTAAAAGAGCAAGGTTATGCAAACACCGAAGTTGTTATGGCTATGCGCTACGGTAATCCTTCTATAGAGGCAGGTCTTGAAGCGCTACGCGATAAAGGCTTAACGCGTATTATTATTTTGCCAATGTATCCTCAGTATTCAAGCCCAACGACGGGTTCAACATTTGACGCGGTCTCTAATGTACTGCGCAAATGGCGCTGGGTGCCAGAGCTGCACTTTGTAAATGGTTATCACAAAAATACCCGTTATATAGAGTCGCTTGCTAATAGTATAAGTGAAGATTTAGAAAAAAACGGTATGCCACAAAAACTGGTTTTTTCGTATCACGGCATGCCTAAACTGTTTTTAGACAGAGGTGACCCTTATCACTGCCTATGTCTGCAAACCACACGTTTAGTTGTTGAAAAGCTAGGCCTAGATAAAGACAAAGTTATAAGTACTTTTCAAAGTCGCTTTGGTAAAGCTGAATGGTTAAAACCCTACACAGATGCAACTCTTGCAGCCTTACCAGATGAAAACATCACCGATGTAGCTATTATAAGCCCAGCTTTTAGTGCCGACTGCCTAGAAACGCTTGAAGAGCTAGAAGAAGAAAACCGTGAAATATTCGAAAATGCCGGCGGCGAAAAATACCGCTACATAGCCGCTTTAAACGACAGAGACGATCATATTGATGCCATATTTGATGTGATCAAACCTATGCTCTAA
- a CDS encoding cytochrome b — MKLIKDTPLTLSKTTISLHWIVAVLIIGLLGSGLYMENFEAFFLMSWHKSFGVLLFAFALLRVTWRIINGWPKHTNTHPEYEMILAKVIHYVLIISMLLMPISGLITSGMGGHGVDLFGLEIIPHNPNPENPQRNMPFSESWSNLGKTVHGLTANALLVALGLHIVGAIKHHVIDKDNTLTRMLGKK; from the coding sequence ATGAAACTTATAAAAGATACACCTCTCACGCTGAGCAAAACCACAATCAGCCTACATTGGATTGTAGCGGTACTTATTATTGGGTTATTAGGCTCAGGGCTGTACATGGAAAACTTTGAAGCGTTTTTTCTTATGAGCTGGCATAAATCATTTGGAGTATTACTCTTTGCTTTTGCTTTATTAAGGGTAACGTGGCGCATTATAAATGGCTGGCCAAAACACACTAATACTCATCCAGAGTATGAAATGATACTCGCTAAAGTTATTCACTACGTATTGATAATTAGCATGTTATTAATGCCAATTTCAGGATTAATAACCTCAGGTATGGGTGGGCATGGCGTAGACTTGTTTGGGCTAGAAATTATTCCGCATAATCCTAACCCAGAAAACCCGCAAAGAAACATGCCATTTAGCGAAAGCTGGTCAAATTTAGGTAAAACCGTTCACGGCTTAACAGCTAATGCGCTATTAGTTGCGCTAGGCTTACATATAGTGGGCGCTATAAAACATCACGTTATAGATAAAGACAACACGCTTACCCGCATGCTTGGCAAAAAGTAG